From the Equus przewalskii isolate Varuska chromosome 19, EquPr2, whole genome shotgun sequence genome, one window contains:
- the LOC139077284 gene encoding histone H2A type 1-C: protein MSGRGKQGGKARAKAKSRSSRAGLQFPVGRVHRLLRKGNYAERVGAGAPVYLAAVLEYLTAEILELAGNAARDNKKTRIIPRHLQLAIRNDEELNKLLGRVTIAQGGVLPNIQAVLLPKKTESHHKAKGK from the coding sequence ATGTCTGGCCGTGGCAAACAAGGAGGTAAAGCTCGCGCCAAGGCGAAGTCTCGTTCTTCTCGCGCTGGTCTACAGTTCCCCGTAGGCCGAGTACATCGCCTTCTCCGCAAAGGCAACTACGCCGAGCGGGTTGGGGCTGGCGCGCCGGTGTACCTGGCGGCGGTGCTGGAGTACCTGACGGCCGAGATCCTGGAGCTGGCGGGCAACGCGGCCCGCGACAACAAGAAGACGCGCATCATCCCGCGCCACCTGCAGCTGGCTATCCGCAACGATGAGGAGCTCAATAAGCTGCTGGGCCGCGTGACCATCGCTCAGGGCGGCGTCCTGCCCAATATCCAGGCCGTGCTGCTGCCCAAAAAGACCGAGAGTCACCACAAGGCTAAGGGCAAGTGA
- the LOC103565188 gene encoding histone H2B type 1-C/E/F/G/I, whose product MPEPAKSAPAPKKGSKKAVTKAQKKDGKKRKRSRKESYSVYVYKVLKQVHPDTGISSKAMGIMNSFVNDIFERIAGEASRLAHYNKRSTITSREIQTAVRLLLPGELAKHAVSEGTKAVTKYTSSK is encoded by the coding sequence ATGCCTGAGCCAGCGAAATCAGCTCCTGCCCCGAAGAAGGGCTCCAAGAAGGCGGTGACCAAGGCGCAGAAGAAGGACGGCAAGAAGCGCAAGCGCAGCCGCAAGGAGAGCTACTCCGTTTACGTGTACAAGGTGCTGAAGCAGGTCCACCCCGACACCGGCATCTCGTCCAAAGCCATGGGCATCATGAACTCGTTCGTCAACGACATCTTCGAGCGCATCGCGGGCGAGGCGTCGCGCCTGGCGCATTACAACAAGCGCTCGACCATCACCTCCAGGGAGATCCAGACGGCCGTGCGcctgctgctgcctggggagCTGGCCAAGCACGCCGTGTCCGAGGGCACAAAGGCTGTCACCAAGTATACTAGCTCCAAGTAA